In Streptomyces sclerotialus, the DNA window GGCGCACGCGAGACGCAGCTGAGCCTCAGCCGGGCGCTGATCGCGCTCGGTGAGGTGATGCTGCCGATACTGGGCGCCGCGACGACGGATCCCGACCCTCGCGTGCGCGCGCACGCGTTCGCCACGGAACGGCTGTGGCGCGACCCGGACGCCGGATTCGAGTTCGCGATCGAGGAGGCGAAGCGCGTCGTGGCCCTCGGCGGGGCCGGCCAGGAGGGGCGGTAGGCAGTGCTGATCGGTGACGTCGCGCGACGGTCCGGGGTCAGCGCCCGCATGCTCAGGCATTACGAGTCGCTGGGCCTGGTGCGGCCGACGGGGCGTACCGGTTCCGGCTATCGGGAGTACTCCGGCGAGGACATCCGGCGGATCTTCCACATCGAGAGCCTGCGGTCATTGGGGCTGTCGCTGCGCGACGTCGGGCGCGCGCTCGACGACCCCGGCTTCGCGCCCGCGGACCTCGTCGACGACCTCATCCGTCAGACGCGGGACCGCATCGCGGCGGAGACGGAGCTGCTCACGCGGCTTCGCCGGATCGGTGCCGCGGAACCCGCCGGCTGGGAGGACGTCCTCCAGACCGTCGCGCTCCTCCAGGGGTTGGGGTCGAAGAGCGCGGGGACGCGGCAGCGCGCGGCCCTGTCCGCGGCCGAGGACGTTCCCGTGCCGGTGGAAGCACTGGTCGAGGCCGTGCTGAGCGAGTCGGACCCGAACGTCGCCGGAGCCCTTCGCTGGGCTCTGGCGCAATCGGGGGAGGACGGGTCGGCACTGCTGGCGGAGGGCCTCGGCTCACCCGCGGCCGAAGTGCGGAAACGTGCCGTCCGGTCCCTCGCCGAGATCCCGGACGGTGCGGCGACCGCACTGCTGCGGGACGCCCTCACCCACCCCGACGCCGTGGTCCGCAGGTACGCGGCTCTGGCGCTCGGGGCACGTGGCGTGACCGACGCCGTCCCGACGCTCCTCGACATGATCGTCGAGGAGCGGGACGACGCCGGCGCAGCCGATGCGCTGAGCGCGCTGGCGACCGATCCCGCGTGGGCGGATGAGATCGCTGAGGGGCTCGTCGAGGCCCTCGCCCGCGCCACCGTGGGATCGTCTGCCCGTCGGCGGCTGACACAGGCGCTCGCGGACATCCCGGGGAGCACGGCGTCACGTGCCCTCGAAGAGCTGTCCCATGACGAGGACCGCGCCGTTGCGCTCACCGCGACATACATTCTCCAGCTGCGCGAGGCACGAGAGCGAAGGGCGGGCGGGGGCTGAGGCCGGACGGGGCAGGAGCCTCCGGGCCGTCGCCGGGGCGCGTCAGGCGGGCGCCTTGTCCGGGACGATCTGCAGCTTGCGGCCGGTGCCGCGCTTGAAGGTCGCCAGCGCCTCGGCGTACTCGTCCAGCGCGAACTGATGGGTGATCATCATCTCGGCGTCGATGACGCCCTTGCCCAGCAGCTCCACCGCGCGCCCATAGCTGTGCAGGATCGCCATCGAGCCCACGATGCGGATCTCGTCGTTGTAGATCCGGAACGGCGAGAACTGCGCCATCTCCTGGTCGGGCGCGCAGCCGAACTGCTGGAACGTGCCGCCGCGGATCGGCCGGGTCAGCCCGTCCTCGATGGCCTTGACGTTGCCGGTGCAGTCCGTGACGACCTGCCAGCCCAGCCGGGGGCCCGCCAGGTCGTCCGCGCTGGTGGCCACCTGGTCGGCGCCCAGCTTCTTCGCCACCTCCAGCCGGTCCGCGTTGATGTCCACGACGGACACCGAGCCGGCCCCGGCGCGCTGGGCCACCTGCAGGTAGAGCAGCCCCATCGTGCCCGCGCCGTAGATCAGGAAGTGGTCCCCGAGCTTGGGGTCGACGATGTCGAAGCCGCGCACGATCGTCGACAGCGGCTCGATGAGCGGCGCGTGCCGCAGCTCCACGGTCTCCGGCAGCCGGTAGCAGTTGCGGGCCGGCACCTTCACGTACTCGGCGGCGGCACCGTCCACGGTGATGCCGATGGTGCCCCACCGCTCGCAGAGGTTGCCGCGGCCGATGGCGCAGAAGTGGCAGGCGCCGCAGTAGACCGCCGGATCGGCGGCGATCTTGTCGCCCTCGGCGAAGTCCGTGACGCCCTCGCCCACGGCGACGATCTCGCCGGAGAACTCGTGCCCGGGGATCACCGGGTACTGCGTCGGCCCGAACTCGCCCGCCAGCATGTGCACGTCCGTACCGCACAGCCCGGCGGCGGTGACCTTCACGACGACCTCGCCGCTGCCCGGCGTCGGGTCGGGCACGGTGGTGACGGACAGCTTGTTCGGTTCCTCGATGACTACTGCGCGCATGGTGCTACCGCCTTTCGGGAGGGACGGGAGGGGGCGGGGGAGGGGACGGCTCAGGCGACCAGGTTGCGGGTCTCGACCTGCTTGATCTTCTCCACCTTGGGCGCTGAACCGCCGCCGGCGAAGTCGGAGACCAGCCAGTGGTCCAGGCACACCAGCGCGGCGTGCACCCCCATGGTGCGGCTGCCGAAACAGGCGACCTGCGCGTCGTTGGACTTACGGGCCCGCTCGGCGCTGTAGCTGTCCGGGATCTGCGCGGCACGGATGCCGGGCACCTTGTTGGCGGCGATGGCCATGCCGATGCCGGTGCCGCAGACCAGGACGGCGCGCTCGTGCTCGCCGCGGGCGACACTGCGCGCGACCCGCTCGGCCACGTCCGGGTAGTCCTCGTCCGGGGACGCGCTGAGGTCGGTGACGGGGTAGCCGAGGCCCTTGAGGTGGGCGATCATCGCGTCCTTCATCTCGACGGCGGCGTCGTCGCAGCCGATGGCGATGCGGTAGGTCATGGGTGGTCTCCCTGGGAGTGGTCGGACGGGGCGATCTCGTCGAGGACGCGGCGCAGGCCCTCGGTGTCATGGGCGAGCCGGCCGAGGAAGAGGCCGTCGACGGGGCCGGCGGAGAGCCGTTCGTACGTGCCGGGCCCGGCCGTCCCGCCGTAGACCAGACGGCCGCGTACGTCGTGGGCGTCCAGGCAGGCGCGGATCGCGGCGGCCACGGTCAGGACGTGCGCGGCGGGCGCGGGATCGGTGGCGCCGATCGCCCAGACCGGTTCGTAGGCGATGACGACCTCGCTGCCGGGCACGGCGCCCGCGAGCGCGGCCCGCACCTGCTGACGCGTCTCCTCGACGGCCGCCGCGAGGTCGGTGCCGTCCCGCTCGCCCGCGCAGATGACGGGGATCAGCCCGGCGGCGGTGGCGGCGCGGGTCTTGGCGCGCACGGTCTCGTCGGTCTCCCCGAAGTGCGCGCGCCGCTCGGCGTGTCCCACCTCGACGTACGTGGCGCCGGCCTCGGCGAGCATCCCCGCGGAGACCTCGCCGGTCCAGGGGCCGGACTCGGCCCAGTGCACGTCCTGGGCGCCGAAGGCCACCCCGGTACCGGCCAGCAGTTCGCGGGCGTCGGCCAGGGCCGGGAAGGAGGGGAGGACGAAGAGGTCGACGGCGTGCCGGCCGAGCGCGGCGGTACCGGCCAGCGCGGCGACGTCGGCGAGCCACTTCCGGGTCTCGGCGAGACCGAAGTAAAGCTTCAGCGAGACGCCCACCACGGGGCGGCGGCGGTCAGAGATCACGTCGTTCATGATGCTTAAAACAAAAGCACATGTGAAGTTCTCAAATCAAGACGTGAACTTCACGGGATCGGTGTTATTTCTGCTCGGTGTCCCGTCGCGGCGGGGCGGGGGTGAAGATGCGGAATAGTCGCGGGGTCCGATACGGTTGGCCGAGTAGTTCACGATTCAACTACCGCGAGCCCTCGCGGACCGTACGGAGGCGGCCACCATGCAGTTCGGGATCTTCACCGTCGGCGACGTCACCACCGACCCGACGACGGGCCGGACGCCGACCGAGCACGAGCGGATCAAGGCGATGCTCGCCATCGCGCTCAAGGCCGAGGAGGTCGGCCTGGACGTCTTCGCCACCGGCGAGCACCACAACCCGCCCTTCGTGCCGTCCTCGCCGACCACCATGCTCGGTTACCTCGCGGCGCGCACGGAGAAGCTGATCCTCTCCACGTCCACCACGCTGATCACCACCAACGACCCGGTGAAGATCGCCGAGGACTTCGCGATGCTCCAGCACATCGCCGACGGCCGCGTCGACGTGATGATGGGCCGCGGCAACACCGGCCCGGTCTACCCCTGGTTCGGCCAGGACATCCGCCAGGGCATCCCGCTCGCCATCGAGAACTACGCCCTGCTGCACAAGCTGTGGCGCGAGGACGTGGTCGACTGGGAGGGCAAGTTCCGGACCCCGCTCCAGGGCTTCACCTCGACGCCCCGCCCGCTGGACGGCGTGCCGCCCTTCGTGTGGCACGGCTCGATCCGCAGCCCGGAGATCGCCGAACAGGCCGCGTACTACGGCGACGGCTTCTTCGCCAACAACATCTTCTGGCCCAAGCACCACTTCCAGCGGCTCATCCGGCTCTACCGCCACCGCTACGCGCACTACGGGCACGGCACCCCCGAGCAGGCCATGGTGGGCCTCGGCGGCCAGGTGTTCATGCGGAAGAACTCCCAGGACGCGGTACGCGAGTTCCGTCCGTACTTCGACAACGCGCCGGTCTACGGGCACGGCCCTTCCCTGGAGGAGTTCACCGAGCAGACCCCGCTGACCGTCGGCAGCCCGCAGCAGGTCATCGAGAAGACCCTCGAATTCCGCGAGTACTTCGGCGACTACCAGCGCCAGCTGTTCCTGATGGATCACGCGGGCCTGCCGCTGAAGACCGTCCTGGAGCAGCTGGACATGCTCGGCGAAGAGGTCGTCCCCGTGCTCCGGAAGGAGTTCGCGAAGAACCGCCCGGCCGAGGTGCCGGACGGGCCCACGCACGCGGAGCGCGTCGCCCGGCGCGACGCCGCGGCCCTGGAGGAGGTGGCGGAATGAAGCCGCTGAGGATCGTTGCCGTCTCGGCGGGGCTGGGCGTCCCGTCGTCCACCCGCCTGCTCGCCGACCGGCTGGCCGGGGCCACCCGGCAGCAGCTGTCGGAAGGGGCGGCCCGGCCGGTGGAGGCCCGCGTCGTCGAACTGCGCGACCTGGCCACCGACATCGCGCACAACATGGTGACCGGCTTCCCCTCGCCCGCCCTCGCCGAGGCGATCGAGGCGGTCACGGAGGCGGACGGCGTCATCGCCGTCACGCCGATCTTCACCGCCTCCTACAGCGGGCTGTTCAAGTCGTTCTTCGACGTCGTCGACCACACCGCGCTGACCGGGAAGCCCGTACTGATCGCGGCCACCGGCGGCACGGCCCGGCACTCGCTCGCCCTGGAGCACGCCCTGCGCCCGCTCTTCGCGTATCTGCGCGCGGTGGTCGTACCGACCGCGGTGTACGCCGCGTCCGAGGACTGGGGCTCGGGCGGCGGCCCCGGCGGCGCACTCACGGAACGCATCGAACGGGCTGCGGGGGAACTGGCCGGGCTCCTGGGCGCGGGCGCGGGTACGGCGCCCGTCGCCGGCCGGGCGGGCGGGCCCGTGAAGGCCGACGGCCCGGACGGCCCGGACGGCCCCGACGGCCCCGACGACCTCGACACCGTCGTGCCGTTCGAGGAGCAGCTGGCGGCGTTGCGCGCGGGCTGAGGCCCGTGTGCCGCATGCCCGCCATGACCTCCGAGGTCATCGACGCGCTGACCCCGGCCTGGGAATCTAGGGGTCAGCGCGGGCCGCACGGGCGGCCGGCGCCACTCGACGGGGAGAGGGGACCGACATGAGCGCGTACGCCGTGGCCCACCTGAAGAACGACAGCCGGCACGAGGACGTGCTGTCCTACATCGAGCGCATCCAGGGGACGTTCGTCCCCTTCGGGGGCCGCTTCCTGGTGCACGGCGTCACGCCCGAGGTCCGCGAGGGCACCTGGCCCGGGTACGTGATCCTCGTCGAGTTCCCCGACCTGGAGCGGGCCAGCGCGTGGTACGACTCGCCCGAGTACCAGGAGATACTGCCGCTGCGCACCCGGCACATCGAAGCGGACGTCGTGCTCGTGCCGGGGGTCCCGGCCGATTACGACGCGAAGCACACGGCGGCAGCCGTCCGGTCAGCGGTGCTGAACGGCGACTGACCGGAAGCGGTTCCGCGGGCTCGTCAGCCCTGCCACAGGCGCCTGAGCGCGGCGTTCACCCGGCCGGGGCGGTCGCGCTGCGGGGCGTGGCCCGCGTCCTCGACCCGCAGCTGCCGGGCGCCGAGCGCGTCGGCGAGCTGCTCGCCGTAACCGGGCGGCGTGGGATGCACGCAGCTGCGGCGGGCGTCGTACGGGCCGCCGGGCGCGCCGTTGACGATCAGCGTGGGCCAGTCGGCGGTGATCAGCGCGGCGGCGCTGAACCCGGGGTTCAGGGGCGCGGACCACGGGGGCGCGCTGCGCAGGCCGTCCGCCGTTGCCCGCAGCGCGCAGGGCTCGATCAGGGTGAGCGAGCGTACGGCGTGCGGGGCGGCCGCCGCGGCGTGCAGGGCGGCCGTGGCCCCGGCGCAGTGGCCCACCACGTGGGCGCCGTGGCCGAGGAGCTGCGCGAGGCGGGAGCCGTCCGGGCCGGGGGTGCCGGCCGCCGGGCCGGCCAGTTCGAGCCGGAACAGTTCGGCCAGCGGGCGCTGAGCGGCGAAGACCTCCGGCCCCGGTGCGAGCGGACCGTACACCATGACGACGCGCGGGGCGCCGGGTGTCGCCTCGTCCCAGACCGTCACCACCGGACACTCGCGTCTCATGGGCAGCCGGCCCGGAGACCGTGCCGCTCGCCCCGGGGCCGGCGCTCGTACCGTCCGGCACGCCGTGCGGTCACAGTCCCGCGACCTCCGCCAGCACCCTGGCCTCCGCCAGTTCCTCGGCACCGCCCGCCACGTCGTCGTGCGCCGCGGCCCACAGCGCGCTCTCCACGGAGCGGGCCGCGCCCCAGGCCGCCATCCGCTCGGGCGGCTCGCCGAGCCGGTCGGCGAGCAGCCGCAGCCGGGCGCGGAGCACCTTGTCCGGCGACTCGTGAGCGAAGGGATCGTCCAGTTGCGTCAGCAGGGGCCAGGGGTCGTACCCCGGATCGCCGGTCATCGGCTTGGGGTCGATGGCGAGCCAGCCGCGGGAACCGCCGGCGGCCAGCACGTTGCCGGGATTGAAGTCGCCGTGCACGACGACCTCCCGGCGGGCGGTCGCGGGCAGCTCCCGGAGCAGCCCGGCGCCGAGCTCCACCAGGCCCGGGTCGTACGGCGGGCGGAGCCGGTCCTGGCGTTCGCGTACCCCGTCCGACCACTCGGCGCAGACCGCCGCCATGGTCTCCAGCTCGCCGTCCGGCGGCCGGGGCGCGTTCCACAGGGCGTCCAGGACCTCGGCGGCACGGCCGAGTCCTTCGGAGGGCGACAGCGCCGCACCCGGGGGAGCGGCGTCCCGTACGTCCTCGGCGGCGCTGGTCTCCGGGGTCGCGTCCAGGAGTGTCGTACCCGGTGTGCAGCGTTCGAGGAGCAGCGCGTGGCGTGCCGGGTCGTGGTCGAGCAGCCGGACCGCGCCGTGGCCGCCCCAGGCACGCAGCGCGGCGGCCTCGCCCGCCGCCTCCCGGTGCGGCCAGGTCACCTTCAGCACCGCCCGGCCGCCGTCGGGCAGCCGCGCCGGGGCCACCCAGGAGCAGCTGCCGCCGTCGAACGGTGCCGACAGGCGCAGCTCCCAGCGTTCGGCGGCCGCGCGGACCAGCCCGGGCAGCCGGGCCAGCCAGGCGCGGCCCGAGGCGTGCCGGTCCATCGTGTCGGCGACCAGGAGGCCGGGCGGGAAGAGGTCGGGCCGCCAGGGGGCGGAGCCGGTGCCGGTCTCGGTGTCCAGGTGCTCGGGCATGGGCGCACGGTAGCGGCTCGGTGGCCGCCCGGGTGGGCACGCGGCGGGATCCGGGGCGCGGGTGTGAAACTCTTGAGGCCCGCCAGGACGAGAAAAAGAGGCGTACGGCGATGACGGAGAGCGCGGCCGCACGGCCCAGGAACCCGCGCGGCCAGGGTGACCGGCTGCGCGCCGAGCTGCTGACCGCCACGGAGCGGCTGCTGGAACAGGTGGGCAGCGAGGACGCGCTGTCGCTGCGCGCCGTGGCCCGGGAGGCGGGCGTCGCGGCCCCCAGCATCTACCGGCACTTCGCCGACAAGACCGCGCTGGTCTGGGCGACGATGCAGGTCAGCTACGAACGGCTGGTCGAGGACATGGCCGCGGCCGGCGCGCTGGTCCCGGAGGGGGACCCGGTGGCGCGACTGCGGGCCCGGCTGCGGGCGTACTGCCGGTACGCCATCGACCATCCGGCGAAGTACCGGCTGCTCTACGAGACCCGGCAGTCCCCGGTCGGCCCCGAGCGGCTGGCCCAGCATCCGGCGGGCCTCCTGGTGCGCGGTCTGCACGACGCGCTGACGGCGTGCGAGGAAGCGGGCTGGCGGGTGCGCTGCTCGCGGGACGAGGCGCCGTACGTCCTGTGGTCGGCGGTCCACGGCAGGGTCATGCTCTGGCAGGTGCTGCCGGCCGCGAAGAACCCCGAGCGCCTGCACCGCTTCGTGGACGACATCCTCGACCTGCTGCTGGAGCGGGCGGACTCCCGCGCCTGACGGTCCCTGAATGACCTCGTATGTCCGGTACGGGGCGTGTGACCGGAGGGTTGTATTTGGCAACCACCACCAGCCTACCCGCTGCCGGTGCGGGAGTTGAGGCCGCCCCCGGTCCGTTTGCCTGCCTTTTACGGGTGTAAGTTTACGGGTGTTAGGCGAGCGTCCGAGCACGGCGCCACCGTCCGCGTGTCCGCAAGGAGCGACATGACCGTCACTTCCCCCCATGCCCCGCTGCCCGTGGAGCCCCCCACCGGCTGTCCCTTCGACCCGCCCGCCGAGTTCGGCCGGATGCGCATCGAGGAGCCGGTCAAGAAGATCTCGCTGCCCGACGGCAGCTGGGCCTGGCTCGTCACCCGGTACGCCGACATCCGCGCGATCCTCGGCGACACCCGGTTCAGCTCCGACACCACCACCCCGGGCTACCCGCTCAGCGGCATGACCGGCGGCGCCAGCCAGCAGAACCGCGGCTTCATCCGCATGGACCCGCCCGAGCACACCCGGCTGCGCCGGATGGTCACCCGCGAGTTCATGGTCAAGAAGGTCGAGGCGCTGCGCCCGGAGATCCAGCGGATCACCGACGAGCTCTGCGACGCGATGCAGACCGCCAAGCTGAACGGCGCGGAGTCGGTCGACCTCGTCGAGGCCCTCGCCCTCCCGGTGCCCTCCCTCGTCATCAGCCTGCTGCTCGGCGTCCCGTACGAGGACCACGCGCTCTTCCAGGACCTGACCGGCAAGCTGCTCTCCCGCGTCATCCCCAAGGCGGAGGCCGACGCCGCCCGCGAAGAGCTGCGCGCGTACCTGGACCGCCTGGTCACCGCCAAGGAGGTGAACCCGGGCGAGGACATCCTCAGCCGCCTCATCGTCGAGCAGCAGCAGGCCGGCGAGATCACCCACGACGACGTCATCGGCTTCGCCGCCCTGCTCCTCGTCGCCGGGCACGAGACCACCGCCAACATGATCGGCCTCACCGCGCTGAGCATGATGGGCGAGCCGAAGACCGCGCAGCAGCTGCGCGAGGACCCCTCGCTGATCCGCGGCGCCGTCGAGGAGCTGCTGCGCTTCCACAGCATCATCCGCAACGGCCCGCGCCGCGCCGCCACCGAGGACGTCGAGATCGGCGGGCAGCTCATCCGCGCCGGCGAGGGCGTCGTGGTCGCCGTGCCGTCCGCCAACCGCGACCCGGAGACCTTCGAGAACCCCGACACGCTCGACGTCTGCCGCCCCAACGCGCAGCACCACGTCGCCTTCGGCTACGGCATCCACCAGTGCCTGGGCCAGGCCCTGGCCCGCGTCGAGCTCCAGGTCGTCCTCGCGACCCTGCTCCGCCGCTTCCCGACGATGCGGCCCGCCGTGCCGATCGAGACCATCCCCTTCCGCACGGACATGGCGATCTACGGCTGCCACGAGCTGCCGGTCACCTGGTAATCCGTTCCCCCCACCACCCCACAGGAGCAAGAAGCCATGAACATCACCCTCGACGCCGACAAGTGCTGCGCCGCCGGCCAGTGCGTCCTGGTCGCCCCCGAGGTCTTCGACCAGCGTGACGAGGACGGCATCGTCGTCCTGCTGGACGCCCAGCCGCCCGCCGAGCAGCACGCCGCGGTCCACGAGGCCGCCGCCATCTGCCCGGCCGCCGCCATCCAGGTCCACGCATGACCGTCGGGCGCATCGCCGTCGTCGGCGCCTCGGCGGCGGGCCTCGCCGCCGTCGAGGCGCTGCGCCGGGGCGGCTGGACCGGCGCACTGACCCTGATCGGCGACGAACCGCACCTGCCGTACGACCGGCCGCCGCTGTCCAAGCAGCTGCTGTCCGGCGACTGGCAGGCCGACCGGCTCGGACTGCGGACGGCAGGCCAGCTCGACACACTGGACCTGGACCTCCGCCTCGGCACCCGGGCCACGGCGCTGGACACCGTGACGCGTACGGTGACCCTCGCCGACGGCCAGCGGCTGGAGTGCGCCGGCGTGATCGTCGCCACCGGCGTGCGGGCCCGTACGCTGCCCGGCCTGGCCGGCACCGCCGGCATCCACACGCTGCGCACGCTCGACGACGCCCTCGGGCTGCAGACCTGGCTGTCCGGAGCGTCCGGCGCGCCGCGGCGGCTGGTCGTCGCGGGCAACGGCGTACTGGGCTGCGAGGCCGCGGCGGTCGCCCGCGAGCTGGGCCACGAGGTCACGCTCGTCGGGCGCGACCCGCTGCCCATGGGCCGCCTCGTCGGCGACGGCACGGGCGCGCTGCTGGCCGACGCGCACGAGCGGCACGGCGTACGGATGCTGACCGGCAGCCTGGACGGCGTGAAGACGGCGGACGGACACGTCACCGGAGTACGGCTGGCCGACGGCACCGCGCTCGAAGCCGACACCGTCCTGCTCGCCATCGGCTCCGAACCGGCGGTGGACTGGCTGCGCGCCGACGCGGCACTGGACACCTCCGACGGGCTGCGCTGCGACGAGTACTGCGCCGCGGCACCCGGGATCTACGCCGCCGGTGACGTGGCCCGCTGGTACCACCCCGGGCACGGCCGCCACCTGCGGATCGAGCACCGGATGAACGCCACCGAGCAGGCCATGGCCGCGGCCCGCAACCTGCTCGCCGAGCTGGGCGCGACCGAGGACGAGCGCCGCCCGTTCACGCCGGTCCCGTACTTCTGGTCCGACCAGTACGGGATGAAGCTCCAGGCGTACGGGGTGCTCGCGGGCGCCGACCGGGCCGAGACGGTCCTCCTGGACAAGGAGCAGCGCCAGGTGGCCGCGCTCTACGGCCGGGACGGGCTGGCCACCGGCGTGCTCGCCGCCGGACTGCCGCCCCGGCAGATCCGCGGGCTGCGCGCGGTGATCGCCACGCCCGGACCGTGGGACGAGGCCCACGCGCGCCTGCTCGCCGCCGTCGGCGGGCAATGAGCCCGGGGACGCCGGCCGGCCACCTCCCCGCCGGCCGGCCGGCGTCCCCGTACCCGGCAGGCGTCCCCGATCATGGAAGGCATGACCGATGCGTACGTACGGGTGCGTGGCGCCCGTGAGCACAACCTCCGCGCCGTCGACGTGGCCCTCCCGCGCGACGCCTTCTGCGTCTTCACCGGTGTCTCCGGCAGCGGCAAGTCCTCGCTCGCCTTCGGCACCCTCTACGCCGAGGCACAGCGCCGGTACTTCGAATCGGTCGCGCCCTACGCCCGACGGCTGATCCACCAGGTCGGCGCGCCCAAGGTCGAGGAGATCACCGGCCTGCCGCCGGCCGTGGCCCTGGAGCAGCGCCGCTCGGCCCCCACCTCCCGGTCCTCCGTCGGCACCGTCACCACCCTCTCCAACTCGCTCCGGATGCTCTTCTCACGCGCGGGCGACTACCCGGCGGACAGCACCGGCCGCCTGGACTCCGACGCCTTCTCGCCCAACACGGCGGCGGGCGCCTGCCCCGAGTGCCACGGGCTGGGCCGCGTCCACCGTGTCACCGAGGACTCCCTCGTACCCGACCCCGGCCTCTCCATCCGTGAGGGCGCCATCGCCGCCTGGCCCGGCGCCTGGCTCGGCAAGAACCTCCGCGACATCGTCGCCACCCTCGGCCACGACATCGACCGGCCCTGGCGTGAACTCCCGGCCGAGGACCGCGAGTGGATCCTCTTCACCGAGGAACGGCCGGTCGTCACCGTGCACCCGGTACGCGAGGCCGGGCGCATCCAGCGGCCGTACCAGGGCCAGTACCAGAGCGCCCGCCACTACGTCCTGCACACCTTCGCCGACTCGCAGAGCGAGACGCAGCGCAGGCGCGTCGAGCGGTTCCTGGTGTCCGAGGCGTGCCCGGCGTGCGACGGGCGGCGGCTGCGGCCCGAAGCGCTGGCGGTCACCTTCGCGGGGCACGACATCGCCGCGCTCGCGGGCATGCCGCTCGCGGCGCTCGCCGCGCTGCTGCGGCCGACGGCCGAGGACACGGACGAGGGCACGGCCGAGGACAGCGTGGCGGGCACCCTCACGCGCGACCTCGTCGCCCGCATCGACGTCCTCACCGAACTCGGCCTCGGCTACCTCAGCATGGACCGACCCTCGCCCACCCTCTCCGCCGGGGAGCTCCAGCGGCTGCGGCTGGCCACCCAGCTCCGCTCCGGGCTCTTCGGCGTCGTCTACGTCCTGGACGAGCCCTCCGCCGGACTCCACCCGGCCGACACCGAGGCGCTGCTCACCGTCCTGCACCGGCTGAAGGACGCGGGCAACTCCCTCTTCGTCGTCGAGCACGACATGGACGTCGTCCGCCGGGCCGACTGGCTCGTGGACGTGGGACCGCGGGCGGGCGAGCACGGTGGACGGGTACTGCACAGTGGCCCCGTCGACGACCTCGCGGCGGTGGACGAATCCCTCACCCGCCGCTTCCTCTTCGAGGAGCCGGGCGGGGGCGTGCGCGAGCCGCGCAAGCCCTCGGGCACCCTGCGCCTGTCGGGCATCCGGCTGCACAATCTGCGGGGGCTGGACGCGGAGTTCCCCCTCGGGGTGTTCACGGCCGTCACCGGCGTCTCAGGGTCGGGCAAGTCCACCCTGGTGACACGGGTGCTCGCGGATGCGGTACGGGACCGGCTCGGGGCGGGCGACGAGGAGGACGCCGAGGTCGGCCCGGCGGCCGAAGTGGCCGCCGCGGAGGGCCTGGACGCCGTCGAC includes these proteins:
- a CDS encoding HEAT repeat domain-containing protein produces the protein MLIGDVARRSGVSARMLRHYESLGLVRPTGRTGSGYREYSGEDIRRIFHIESLRSLGLSLRDVGRALDDPGFAPADLVDDLIRQTRDRIAAETELLTRLRRIGAAEPAGWEDVLQTVALLQGLGSKSAGTRQRAALSAAEDVPVPVEALVEAVLSESDPNVAGALRWALAQSGEDGSALLAEGLGSPAAEVRKRAVRSLAEIPDGAATALLRDALTHPDAVVRRYAALALGARGVTDAVPTLLDMIVEERDDAGAADALSALATDPAWADEIAEGLVEALARATVGSSARRRLTQALADIPGSTASRALEELSHDEDRAVALTATYILQLREARERRAGGG
- a CDS encoding zinc-dependent alcohol dehydrogenase family protein gives rise to the protein MRAVVIEEPNKLSVTTVPDPTPGSGEVVVKVTAAGLCGTDVHMLAGEFGPTQYPVIPGHEFSGEIVAVGEGVTDFAEGDKIAADPAVYCGACHFCAIGRGNLCERWGTIGITVDGAAAEYVKVPARNCYRLPETVELRHAPLIEPLSTIVRGFDIVDPKLGDHFLIYGAGTMGLLYLQVAQRAGAGSVSVVDINADRLEVAKKLGADQVATSADDLAGPRLGWQVVTDCTGNVKAIEDGLTRPIRGGTFQQFGCAPDQEMAQFSPFRIYNDEIRIVGSMAILHSYGRAVELLGKGVIDAEMMITHQFALDEYAEALATFKRGTGRKLQIVPDKAPA
- a CDS encoding RpiB/LacA/LacB family sugar-phosphate isomerase; this translates as MTYRIAIGCDDAAVEMKDAMIAHLKGLGYPVTDLSASPDEDYPDVAERVARSVARGEHERAVLVCGTGIGMAIAANKVPGIRAAQIPDSYSAERARKSNDAQVACFGSRTMGVHAALVCLDHWLVSDFAGGGSAPKVEKIKQVETRNLVA
- a CDS encoding triose-phosphate isomerase, with amino-acid sequence MISDRRRPVVGVSLKLYFGLAETRKWLADVAALAGTAALGRHAVDLFVLPSFPALADARELLAGTGVAFGAQDVHWAESGPWTGEVSAGMLAEAGATYVEVGHAERRAHFGETDETVRAKTRAATAAGLIPVICAGERDGTDLAAAVEETRQQVRAALAGAVPGSEVVIAYEPVWAIGATDPAPAAHVLTVAAAIRACLDAHDVRGRLVYGGTAGPGTYERLSAGPVDGLFLGRLAHDTEGLRRVLDEIAPSDHSQGDHP
- a CDS encoding LLM class flavin-dependent oxidoreductase, which encodes MQFGIFTVGDVTTDPTTGRTPTEHERIKAMLAIALKAEEVGLDVFATGEHHNPPFVPSSPTTMLGYLAARTEKLILSTSTTLITTNDPVKIAEDFAMLQHIADGRVDVMMGRGNTGPVYPWFGQDIRQGIPLAIENYALLHKLWREDVVDWEGKFRTPLQGFTSTPRPLDGVPPFVWHGSIRSPEIAEQAAYYGDGFFANNIFWPKHHFQRLIRLYRHRYAHYGHGTPEQAMVGLGGQVFMRKNSQDAVREFRPYFDNAPVYGHGPSLEEFTEQTPLTVGSPQQVIEKTLEFREYFGDYQRQLFLMDHAGLPLKTVLEQLDMLGEEVVPVLRKEFAKNRPAEVPDGPTHAERVARRDAAALEEVAE
- a CDS encoding CE1759 family FMN reductase, whose translation is MKPLRIVAVSAGLGVPSSTRLLADRLAGATRQQLSEGAARPVEARVVELRDLATDIAHNMVTGFPSPALAEAIEAVTEADGVIAVTPIFTASYSGLFKSFFDVVDHTALTGKPVLIAATGGTARHSLALEHALRPLFAYLRAVVVPTAVYAASEDWGSGGGPGGALTERIERAAGELAGLLGAGAGTAPVAGRAGGPVKADGPDGPDGPDGPDDLDTVVPFEEQLAALRAG
- a CDS encoding DUF1330 domain-containing protein, whose translation is MSAYAVAHLKNDSRHEDVLSYIERIQGTFVPFGGRFLVHGVTPEVREGTWPGYVILVEFPDLERASAWYDSPEYQEILPLRTRHIEADVVLVPGVPADYDAKHTAAAVRSAVLNGD
- a CDS encoding alpha/beta fold hydrolase; translated protein: MTVWDEATPGAPRVVMVYGPLAPGPEVFAAQRPLAELFRLELAGPAAGTPGPDGSRLAQLLGHGAHVVGHCAGATAALHAAAAAPHAVRSLTLIEPCALRATADGLRSAPPWSAPLNPGFSAAALITADWPTLIVNGAPGGPYDARRSCVHPTPPGYGEQLADALGARQLRVEDAGHAPQRDRPGRVNAALRRLWQG
- a CDS encoding aminoglycoside phosphotransferase family protein, yielding MPEHLDTETGTGSAPWRPDLFPPGLLVADTMDRHASGRAWLARLPGLVRAAAERWELRLSAPFDGGSCSWVAPARLPDGGRAVLKVTWPHREAAGEAAALRAWGGHGAVRLLDHDPARHALLLERCTPGTTLLDATPETSAAEDVRDAAPPGAALSPSEGLGRAAEVLDALWNAPRPPDGELETMAAVCAEWSDGVRERQDRLRPPYDPGLVELGAGLLRELPATARREVVVHGDFNPGNVLAAGGSRGWLAIDPKPMTGDPGYDPWPLLTQLDDPFAHESPDKVLRARLRLLADRLGEPPERMAAWGAARSVESALWAAAHDDVAGGAEELAEARVLAEVAGL